CGGCGATCAGGGTCCATGGTTGTCTCCCAAAGCTGCTCAGCGTTCATCTCTCCCAAGCCCTTATACCGCTGAATGTTTACCAAATCTTCCCGGCCTGCCCCCAAATGTTCTACCAGAGCCTTGCGCTGCTCTTCATTATATGCGTATGCCGATTCCTTTCCCTTTTTTACCAGGTACAAGGGTGGTTGTGCCAGGTATACGTATCCCTGCTCCACCAGTTCTTTCATATACCGGTATACAAAGGTCAGAATAAGCGTGGCAATATGGCTACCATCCACATCGGCATCCGTCATGATGATGAGCTTATGGTAACGGAGCTTTGCAAGATTGAGCGCCTTGGGGTCTTCCGGAGTGCCCACGGTTACACCCAGCGCGGTATAAATATTCCGGATCTCCTCATTCTCATAGATCTTATGTTCCATGGCCTTTTCCACGTTGAGGATCTTACCTCTTAACGGTAATATCGCCTGAAACCCCCGGTCGCGGCCCTGTTTGGCCGTACCACCTGCAGAGTCTCCCTCCACCAGGTACAACTCACAGCGCTCGGGATCCCTGTCGGAACAGTCCGCCAGTTTACCCGGTAACCCTCCCCCGCTCAATACGGACTTCCGCTGCACCAGTTCCCGCGCCTTCCGGGCTGCTGCCCGTGCCTGTGCGGCAAGGATTACTTTATTAATAATGTTTTTTGCATCCTTCGGGTTTTCTTCCAGGAATGCGTCCAGTACCCGGGCCACGGTAGTGTCTACCACACCCATTACTTCCGAATTCCCCAGTTTGGTTTTTGTTTGTCCTTCAAACTGCGGCTCCGGCACTTTTACCGAAATGATGGCGCTCAGTCCTTCACGGAAATCATCTCCCTCTACTTTTACTTTTGCTTTTTCATACAACCCGCTCTTTTCACCATAGGCATTGAACACACGGGTTAATGCACGGCGGAAGCCGGATACATGCGTACCGCCTTCAATGGTGTTGATATTATTTACATAGGAGTAAATATGTTCGTTGAATGTATCATTATAGGTAAGCGCTACTTCCACCGCCACGCTGGAGTTGGCATCAAATCCTTCTACATACAGGATACTGGGCAGCAAAGAGGTCCGGCCGGCGCTTTTATCCAGCATTTCAACAAATTCCACGATCCCGCCCTCACTGTGAAAGACTTTCGTTACATCCTTTCCGTTATCATCTTTTTCACGTTTATCTGTGAGGGTAATCGAAATGCCCTTATTCAGATAAGCCAGTTCCCGCAAACGGCCCTCAAGGATTTCCCGCTTATATTCCGTTGTCGTAAAAATGGAACTGTCGGGCCAGAAATGCTGAATGGTACCGTGCCGGTCGGTGGTGCCAATTTCCCGTACCGGGTAATCCGGCACACCAATATGGTATTCCTGTTCAAATATTTTCCCCTCCCGGTGCACAATGGTATGCATATGGGTGCTCAGCGCGTTTACGCAGCTAACCCCTACCCCGTGCAAACCACCGGATACTTTATAGGTATTTTTATCAAACTTACCACCCGCGTGCAGGATGGTCATAGCCACCTGCAAGGCACTTACCCCCTGCTTTTGGTTAATACCCGTAGGAATACCCCGGCCGTCATCTTCTACAGAAATGGAGTTGTCTTCATGAATGGTTACCATAATATTTTTACAATACCCCGCCAGCGCCTCATCAATGGAGTTGTCCACTACCTCATACACGAGGTGATGCAAACCCTTCACACCAATATCTCCGATATACATAGCCGGACGTTTCCGGACCGCTTCCAACCCCTCCAAAACCTGGATACTATCTGCTCCATACGCGGGGGGAGAAACCGCTTCAACATCCTTTAGTTCTTCACTCATACAATATGAAAATTTTTAATGCGTGTTCAATTGAGTAGTCTACAAATTTACGAAAAAATACCCGTTTTTTGGGTGTAATTTACCCCAAATGTGGATAACCCAAGGTCTTGCAAAATCAATCGTTTTACGATGTTTATCAATATGTTACTTACAATCCGTCTAGCTGGGCGCTAAAGGCATGCCATAAATGGCACCGGCCAGACCTCCAAAGAGATCCGGCCGGTGCAGAACGCGGCTATTAAAAAGCTAAAGCAGCAGTTTTACTGCGCTTCTGTGTAACGCTTGAAATTATCCAGGATGGCCTGCCAGCCAGCCTGTTGCATATCGGCAGGATTTGTTTCCTCTGCATCAAAAGTCTCGGTAATAGAAGTCTGGTTACCCGAACCTGAAAATACGACATGTACCGTCCGGCCATCGCCCATGGTATAATCGATCTGTTCATGGATCTTCACTTCATCGTATACGCCTCCAAAGTCAAATCCCATACTACCGTCCCGCGCTTCCATTCTTGAAGAGAACCGCCCTCCTGTGCGGAGATCGTTTTCTGCGTGCGGCGTATGCCAATCATCCGAAGCACTATTCCATTTTTTTATATGCTCGGGCTCTGTCCAGTATTCCCATACTTTTTCTACCGGTGCATTGATCGTTGTTGCGACTGTAATTTTTGTAGTCATTATGGTATTTTATTGTTTTTTAAAGATCGGTTTTATTCAGGATCAGCCCAAACTATATTGCAATGAAGTATCCGGATGCTGTTTCGTTTCGAACCGGCGCAGTTTGTGATAATAATGATAGGATGCGGCCAGAATCAGCAGCGCAACCAGGGGAAACAGGGTTTGCCCGCCAAAGCCATCCACTACCGTATGAGAAACTGCTGCGCAGATAAAGTTAAAAGTGAATCCGGCGTAGGCCCATTCTTTTACGCGCCCCTTTATAAAGGGCAGGGCAAGCAGCAAGGCGCCCGTAACCTTGAACACGGTCAGCAACACGCGGAAATAATCAGGATACCCAAGGTGACTGATGCCTTGTTTGGCCAGGTCTGTATGCGAGGTAAGCGCCGGCATTACACCGTCCATTAATACGATGAGCCCGGTAAATGTCCAGTAGAGGATTTTTGTCTTTTTCATTTTTATCGTTTTTTAATTGTTTAAAGATCTGTTGCAATCACAATGCAAACATACAATGACGCAGCACCGGATCTGCTGTATAAAAACGACAAATGAAAAGGCAGTTTGCGACAGGTGGAATTTGGAAATATGAGAATGAGAAAATGAAGATGCCGTTACTGCTCCAGGTTCCTGCACGGCATTAGAATCCTTTTGAATTTTCTGAAGCGGAGGGTGAACAGGCCGCCGACATAAGAACGGAACCATATAGCTATAAGCTTTTAGTCCGGAGTAGCAAGATGGCATTCAGTTTTTCGCCTTCAGCATTTAGCATCTAGCCTCCAGCCACCAGTTATCAGCATTGTACATCAAGCATAAAAACGGATCCAACCTGGAACATTGAACCTGGAACTTTAAACGATAAACGCAGAACGCCGTGGGCCATTACCGCTTAACGATCTGCGCTACCAGGTCGGCTTCAGTAGCTACCTTACCGCCTACATATACGGTACCGCGCATTTCGCAGATACCACGGCGGATGGGGGCGGTGAGCTCCATCTTCAGGATCATGGTATCGCCCGGGCGCACCATCTGTTTGAACTTACAGTTATCTATTTTAAGGAAATAGGTGTCGTACTGTCCTTCACCGGCGAGATTAATGGCCAGTATGCCGCCACACTGCGCCAGCGCTTCGATCTGCAATACGCCGGGCATTACCGGGTTCTGGGGAAAATGTCCCTGGAAGAACCACTCGTTAAAAGTTACATTCTTTACCCCTACGATACGCTCATCGGTCAGTTCGATGATCTTATCCACCAGTAAAAAGGGGAAGCGGTGCGGCAGCGTTTTTTCAATATACTGAAGGTCATATACCGGGGGTGTACTGGCGTCATAATGCGGCACGCCCTTCAGATGTTTATTCGCCTTGATGTGTTTTTTGATTAAACGGGCAAATTCGACGTTGGAGCTATGTCCGGGCCGGTTGGCAATAACCCTTCCTTTTACGGGGTATCCGATCAACGCCAAGTCGCCCACGATATCCAGCAGCTTATGACGCGCCGGTTCGTTGGGGAAACGCAGCTCCAGGTTATTGAGATAGCCTTCGCTTTTTACCTCGATATCATCTTTGTTGAATATTTTTTTCAGGCGGTTCAGCTCCTCGTCTCCAATAGGTTTGTCTACCACCACGATGGCATTGTTTACATCGCCTCCTTTAATCAGGTTGTGCTGCAGCAGCATTTCCAGCTCGTGCAGAAAGCAGAATGTACGGGAAGTGGAGATCTTCTCTTTGAAGTTCCGCATGGTCTTTAATTCTGCGTGTTGGGTGCCCAATACCGGTGAATTAAAATCGATCAGGGTGGTAATCTGGTATTCGCGGGCGGGCATGATCACCATCTCCACGCGCTTTTCTTCATCGGTAAGGTACAAATTTTCGTCAATCGAGTACCATAATTTGGCCGCATCCTGCTCTTCAATCCCGGCTTCCTCGATGATCTCAATAAATGGCATAGCACTGCCGTCCTTGATCGGTATCTCCGGGCCATTGATTTCAATCAGTACATTATCTACACCCATTCCCACCAATGCTGCCAGCAGGTGCTCTACCGTGCTTACCCGGGCTCCGTTCGATTCCAGGGTGGTGCCCCGGCTGGTATCCGTTACCAGATCGCAATCTGCCTTGATAATGGGTTTATTTGGCAAATCAACCCGTTGAAACTGAACACCAAAACCGGCATTTGCAGGCTTCAGCGTAAGATCGGCCAGCACACCGGTATGCAAACCGGTTCCGCTAATGCTAACAGATTGTTTCAGTGTATGTTGTTTGTCGGGGTTGAAATGATTATCCATGTATCTGATTTGTGCGCGCAAATATATTTATAAAATCAATGGGCCGCAATAATGAACGGTAGTAATCCTGAAAAGGCACTCCGGAACGTTTGCCTTATTTTTTTAAAGCGTTCAACGCTTCCTCCAGCTCCTTCATCCGTTTTTCGAGGTCCGGAAGTTTACGGTTCAGCGCCTGACTTCTCAATGCTGCAGTATAATCATAGGCAGGCGACCCGGTTACCGCCTTACCTGGTTCGATATTTTTACTTACGCCGCTTTGTGCGTTGATTTTGGCACCATCACCAATATGCAGGTGTCCTACAATGCCTACCTGTCCGCCAATCATCACGCCTTTACCCACCTTGGTACTTCCGCTGATCCCGGCCTGCGCGGCCACTACCGTGCTGTTCCCGATCTCTACATTATGTGCAATCTGGATCAGGTTGTCCAGTTTGGCACCGGACCGGATAATGGTAGAGCCGATAGTGGCCCGGTCGATGGCAGCGTTGGCGCCAATTTCCACATGATCCTCGATCATCACATTGCCGATCTGGGGCACTTTAACAAATGTACCGTCCGCCTGGGGCGCAAACCCAAAGCCATCACTGCCAATCACCGTTCCGGCATGCACCGTAACATGATTACCGATCACGCAATTGTGCAATACTTTTACCCCGGCGTGAATGACCGAATGATCCCCGATGGAAACATTATTTCCGATATAGGCATTGGGATGGATTTTCGTATGATTCCCTATTGTTACATTTTCGCCGAGATAGGCAAAAGCTCCTATAAACACATCCGTACCATACCGGGCTGTTTTTGAAATATAAGAGGGTTCCTGGATCCCTTTTAACTGCTGTTGCACGATCTCCTGATACTTGCCCAGCAATGTGGCAAACGCAGAGTAAGCATCTTTTACACGGATCAGGGTAGCCGTTACCGTTTTTTTTAACTCGAGCGTTTCATTTACAATGATGACGCTGGCCCCGGTTTCATACAGGTATTCTTCATATTTGGGATTGGCCAGAAAACTCAGCTGACCCTCTGTAGCTTCTTCAATTTTTCCAAAATTTACAACGGCAGCTTCAGCATTGCCTTCAATACGGCCGTTGATCATTGCAGCAATCTGCGATGCGCTAAATGTCATATTGCAAATAAATAATTTTAATGACTCCTAAAGGAACAAATGTAATATTTTTTAACAGGGATGGTGGTTTTTACATTAATCAGCGCATGATCTACTTCGGAAATATCCTTTAGGCGCCCGTCTTTATAAAGAATGGTAATGGTTTCATTTTTAGGATTGTACAAGCTGTTGCTGGCCTCGCCCCAAAAAACAAAGTAAGCCGCTTCTTTTTCGCTAACGCCCATTGCCGCCGCCATTTCGCTCCGGGTTTGCAAAAGGAACGCCTCATCAAAAGGCTGGGCCTGCAGCCGGATCTTCATAATCCGTCGCTCTACCAGCGCCCGGCACAGCTGCGAAAGCACAATGTCTTCGTGCCGGCACCAGTTCTTGATCGTTGCCGCCATATCATGATCATCCATACTGCAAAAATCCGTCAGCAACCGGCCGCGGTCCTCCGCTTTTGCAGCACCATGCAATAAAAAGTGCTCCAGCGCGTCGGTGGCTGCGGTTACGCGTATCCCATGCGCAATCAGCTCTTTTGCCCGGCGGATGATCATAACCAGCATCTTTTCAGCAGCCACTACTGTTTTATGCAGGTATACCTGCCAGTACATCAGCCGCCTGCTTAGCAGGAACTTTTCGATGGAATAGATTGCTTTTTCTTCCACTACCAGGTTATCCTTATGTACAGCCAGCATTTTGAGAATACGGTCGTACCCAATCACGCCTTCCGCCACCCCGGTAAAAAAACTATCCCGGTTCAGGTAATCCATCCGGTCTACATCCAGCTGACCGGAAACGAGCTGATGCAGGAACTTTTTGGGATGCGTATTGGTAAAAATAGCTAATGCGGTTTCTAACTGATTGTTAAATTGCTGGTTAAGCTCCTGCATGATGGCTAAAGAGAGTTTCTCGTGGTGCACGCCCGGTATCAGTTCGTGCTCGAGGGCATGGGAGAAGGGACCATGCCCGATGTCATGCAGCAGTATGGCTATTTTTGCGCCCAGTTCTTCCTCGTCTGTAATGACCACCCCTTTTCCTTTCAGCTCCTGAAGCGCCGTACACATCAGATGATACGCGCCAAGGGAATGCAGCAGCCGGGTATGAACGGCTCCGGGATATACCAGGTGGGCGAAGGCCATTTGGTGAATGCTCCGTAGTCGCTGATAATAAGGATGAGAGATGATGGCCAGTAGCAGCGGGTGATCAATCGTAATAAACCCATAAACCGGGTCGTTGATAATTTTGCGAACGTTTGCCATTTTTTAAGTTGCGTCAAAGTTAGGAAAAGGTTTCAGGTTTAGCGTTCTCAATTGGGGGATTTGAGATTTGGGAATTGAGATTTAAGATTTCAGAAAGGTTATCTTTGTTGTTATTGACAAGCAAATATGATCAAGTACACTCAAAATTCCCTGAATAAACTGGAGACGATCCCGGAGCAGTGCGGTTATGTGCTGCGGTACGAGCGGGGTACCTTTCAAAGCGGGTACTGCATCCTGGATAACAAGAAAGTAGTGGTGCTCAATAAATTTTTGCAGACGGAAGGGCGGATTAACGCACTTCTTGAAATCATTCCACAGCTGGATATTGATCCGGTATTACTGGATGAAAGTGCCAAAAAATTGTATGCGGAGGTCGTAGAAAACGCGGCACCAGACGAGGAAGCGGCCGAAAGCTAAATGCTGAACGCCAGGGCTAATGCCTATTTTTCGAATTGTTGACCTTAATACGCAGTTATGAGGAATTACGATGTTTGGATACAAGCGCACAAACTTGTACTATTTGTATACCGGGGGATACTGATTTGTTTTCCGTCTGGAGCGCAACACGATTTTAGGTTTCAGGCAAAACGGGCTGCATATTCTGTTCCGCTGAATTTTGTAGAAGGTTGTGGCAGAAATACCGACAAAGATTTTGCACATTTTTTGGAAAACTCCTTCGGATCACTACTGGAACTGGAGTATGCAAGCTTGTTAGCATACGACCTGGAGTATATCAATAGAAAAAAATATCATCACCTGGGATTAATCATTGAAGAAGTAAAGGCTAAATTAATTAACTTAATGAAAGCTATCCGCAAGCAATAGTATGCAAGCATCAGGCATTATGTCTTAAGCATTTACCATGTCCTACCCCACTCTCCATATTACCTTTCTTGGTACCGGAACCAGCTCCGGGGTGCCCATGGTGGCCTGTGATTGTGTGGTTTGCAGGTCAACCGATCCAAAGGATCAGCGGCTGCGTTCCAGCATCCTTGTGCAGTCGCCCGAAACTACCCTGGTGGTGGATACCGGCCCCGATTTCCGGTGCCAGATGTTGCGCCAGTCGGTAAAAAAACTCGATGCCGTGCTGCTCACCCATTCTCATAAAGATCATATTGCCGGTTTGGACGATGTACGGGCCTATAATTATTTCCAGCAAAAACCCATGGAGATCTTTGCTACCGAGGCCACCATCAACCGGGTGAAAATGGAGTTCGACTATGCTTTCAGCGAACACCGCATTCCCGGCGTTCCATCGATCAACCTGAATTATATCGATGAACATACGCCTTTTACCGCCGGCGACCTTTCGGTAGTGCCTATTCCGGTCTGGCATATGCGCATGCCTGTGCTGGGCTTCCGCTTTGGCGATTTTACGTATATCACTGACGCCAACCGCATCGATAAAGTCAGTAAAGAAAAAATACAAGGGTCAAAAGTACTGGTACTGAACGCCCTGCGCCACGAGCCACATATTTCCCATTTCACATTAAAAGAGGCCCTTGCGGTGGCTGATGAACTGGAAATTCCGCAAGTATATTTTACACATATCTCACATCAGATGGG
The sequence above is a segment of the Niabella agricola genome. Coding sequences within it:
- the gyrB gene encoding DNA topoisomerase (ATP-hydrolyzing) subunit B, yielding MSEELKDVEAVSPPAYGADSIQVLEGLEAVRKRPAMYIGDIGVKGLHHLVYEVVDNSIDEALAGYCKNIMVTIHEDNSISVEDDGRGIPTGINQKQGVSALQVAMTILHAGGKFDKNTYKVSGGLHGVGVSCVNALSTHMHTIVHREGKIFEQEYHIGVPDYPVREIGTTDRHGTIQHFWPDSSIFTTTEYKREILEGRLRELAYLNKGISITLTDKREKDDNGKDVTKVFHSEGGIVEFVEMLDKSAGRTSLLPSILYVEGFDANSSVAVEVALTYNDTFNEHIYSYVNNINTIEGGTHVSGFRRALTRVFNAYGEKSGLYEKAKVKVEGDDFREGLSAIISVKVPEPQFEGQTKTKLGNSEVMGVVDTTVARVLDAFLEENPKDAKNIINKVILAAQARAAARKARELVQRKSVLSGGGLPGKLADCSDRDPERCELYLVEGDSAGGTAKQGRDRGFQAILPLRGKILNVEKAMEHKIYENEEIRNIYTALGVTVGTPEDPKALNLAKLRYHKLIIMTDADVDGSHIATLILTFVYRYMKELVEQGYVYLAQPPLYLVKKGKESAYAYNEEQRKALVEHLGAGREDLVNIQRYKGLGEMNAEQLWETTMDPDRRTLKQVTIESAAEADRIFSMLMGDEVAPRREFIESNAKYAKLDI
- a CDS encoding SRPBCC family protein, with amino-acid sequence MTTKITVATTINAPVEKVWEYWTEPEHIKKWNSASDDWHTPHAENDLRTGGRFSSRMEARDGSMGFDFGGVYDEVKIHEQIDYTMGDGRTVHVVFSGSGNQTSITETFDAEETNPADMQQAGWQAILDNFKRYTEAQ
- a CDS encoding DoxX family protein codes for the protein MKKTKILYWTFTGLIVLMDGVMPALTSHTDLAKQGISHLGYPDYFRVLLTVFKVTGALLLALPFIKGRVKEWAYAGFTFNFICAAVSHTVVDGFGGQTLFPLVALLILAASYHYYHKLRRFETKQHPDTSLQYSLG
- a CDS encoding bifunctional UDP-3-O-[3-hydroxymyristoyl] N-acetylglucosamine deacetylase/3-hydroxyacyl-ACP dehydratase — encoded protein: MDNHFNPDKQHTLKQSVSISGTGLHTGVLADLTLKPANAGFGVQFQRVDLPNKPIIKADCDLVTDTSRGTTLESNGARVSTVEHLLAALVGMGVDNVLIEINGPEIPIKDGSAMPFIEIIEEAGIEEQDAAKLWYSIDENLYLTDEEKRVEMVIMPAREYQITTLIDFNSPVLGTQHAELKTMRNFKEKISTSRTFCFLHELEMLLQHNLIKGGDVNNAIVVVDKPIGDEELNRLKKIFNKDDIEVKSEGYLNNLELRFPNEPARHKLLDIVGDLALIGYPVKGRVIANRPGHSSNVEFARLIKKHIKANKHLKGVPHYDASTPPVYDLQYIEKTLPHRFPFLLVDKIIELTDERIVGVKNVTFNEWFFQGHFPQNPVMPGVLQIEALAQCGGILAINLAGEGQYDTYFLKIDNCKFKQMVRPGDTMILKMELTAPIRRGICEMRGTVYVGGKVATEADLVAQIVKR
- the lpxD gene encoding UDP-3-O-(3-hydroxymyristoyl)glucosamine N-acyltransferase, with amino-acid sequence MTFSASQIAAMINGRIEGNAEAAVVNFGKIEEATEGQLSFLANPKYEEYLYETGASVIIVNETLELKKTVTATLIRVKDAYSAFATLLGKYQEIVQQQLKGIQEPSYISKTARYGTDVFIGAFAYLGENVTIGNHTKIHPNAYIGNNVSIGDHSVIHAGVKVLHNCVIGNHVTVHAGTVIGSDGFGFAPQADGTFVKVPQIGNVMIEDHVEIGANAAIDRATIGSTIIRSGAKLDNLIQIAHNVEIGNSTVVAAQAGISGSTKVGKGVMIGGQVGIVGHLHIGDGAKINAQSGVSKNIEPGKAVTGSPAYDYTAALRSQALNRKLPDLEKRMKELEEALNALKK
- a CDS encoding HD domain-containing protein, coding for MANVRKIINDPVYGFITIDHPLLLAIISHPYYQRLRSIHQMAFAHLVYPGAVHTRLLHSLGAYHLMCTALQELKGKGVVITDEEELGAKIAILLHDIGHGPFSHALEHELIPGVHHEKLSLAIMQELNQQFNNQLETALAIFTNTHPKKFLHQLVSGQLDVDRMDYLNRDSFFTGVAEGVIGYDRILKMLAVHKDNLVVEEKAIYSIEKFLLSRRLMYWQVYLHKTVVAAEKMLVMIIRRAKELIAHGIRVTAATDALEHFLLHGAAKAEDRGRLLTDFCSMDDHDMAATIKNWCRHEDIVLSQLCRALVERRIMKIRLQAQPFDEAFLLQTRSEMAAAMGVSEKEAAYFVFWGEASNSLYNPKNETITILYKDGRLKDISEVDHALINVKTTIPVKKYYICSFRSH
- a CDS encoding four helix bundle protein, whose product is MRNYDVWIQAHKLVLFVYRGILICFPSGAQHDFRFQAKRAAYSVPLNFVEGCGRNTDKDFAHFLENSFGSLLELEYASLLAYDLEYINRKKYHHLGLIIEEVKAKLINLMKAIRKQ
- a CDS encoding MBL fold metallo-hydrolase, which translates into the protein MSYPTLHITFLGTGTSSGVPMVACDCVVCRSTDPKDQRLRSSILVQSPETTLVVDTGPDFRCQMLRQSVKKLDAVLLTHSHKDHIAGLDDVRAYNYFQQKPMEIFATEATINRVKMEFDYAFSEHRIPGVPSINLNYIDEHTPFTAGDLSVVPIPVWHMRMPVLGFRFGDFTYITDANRIDKVSKEKIQGSKVLVLNALRHEPHISHFTLKEALAVADELEIPQVYFTHISHQMGLHQEIETSLPPGRHLAFDNLAISL